A window of Stutzerimonas stutzeri genomic DNA:
AGTACATCGCGTCCCTGGTCATCGGTGCCCAGCCAGTTTTCCAGCGAGGGTGGCGCGGGGGCGGGCACCTGTAGCTCGTAGTTGATGCTCGAGTAGTTGAATGGAATGACCGGCCAGATCATCCAGCCGTCCTTTTCGGCGATCAGCTCCTGGATGTAAGGGCTCTTGTAGTTGGCTTGCAGCGGGAATTCGCCGCCGAATGCCGTTTCCGGATAGCGCTTGAACACCGGGACGAACCATTCGCCGTCATAACGCACGACGATCGGCTTGTCGTTGGCGATGATCTCTGCGCCGAGGCTGAGCCCGAATAGCGCAAGGAAGATCCACAGCGACCACCAGCCACGCTTGTGCGCCTTGAACAGCGCCAGCCGGCGCTGGTTTAGGGGGGACAACTGCATCTCAGGCCTCCCTGCTTTCAAAATCGATGCGCGGGTCGACCAGCGTGTAGGTCAGGTCGCCGATCAGCTTCACCACCAGTCCGAGCAGGGTGAAGAGGAAGAGGGTGCCGAAAACCACCGGGTAGTCGCGGTTGATCGCCGCTTCGAAGCTGAGCAGACCGAGCCCGTCGAGGGAGAAGATCACCTCGATCAACAGCGAGCCGGTGAAGAACATGCCAATAAAAGCAGCTGGAAAGCCGGCGATGATGATCAGCATGGCATTGCGGAACACATGGCCATAAAGCACGCGGTTCTTGCTCAGGCCCTTGGCCCGCGCGGTGATCACGTACTGCTTGTTGATCTCGTCGAGAAAGCTGTTCTTGGTCAGCAGCGTCAGCGTGGCGAAGTTGCCGATCACCAATGCGGTGACCGGCAGCGCCAGGTGCCAGAAGTAGTCGATGATCTTGCCGGCCAGTGTCAGGTCGTCGAAGTTGGCCGAGGTCAGGCCGCGCAGCGGGAACCAGTTCCAATAGCTACCGCCAGCGAACAGCACGATCAGCAGGATGGCGAAGAGGAACGCCGGAATGGCGTAGCCGACGATGATCGCCGAACTGGTCCAGACATCGAACTTGCTGCCATGACGGGTGGCCTTGGCGATCCCCAGCGGGATCGAGGCCAGGTACATGATCAGCGTGCTCCACAGACCCAGCGAAATCGACACCGGCATCTTCTCGATGATCAGATCGGTGACCTTGGCGTCACGGAAGAAACTCTCGCCGAAATCCAGCCGCAGGTAGTTGCTGAGCATGATCCAAAAGCGTTCTACCGGCGGCTTGTCGAAGCCGTACAGACGCTCGATCTCGGCAACCAGTTCGGGGTCAAGACCCTGTGCACCCCGGTAGCTGGTGCCTGCGACCGCAACTTCCGAACCGCCGCCAGCGATGCGGCTGGTGGCGCCTTCGAAGCCTTCCAGCTTGGCGATCGCCTGCTCCACCGGGCCGCCTGGCGCGGCCTGGATGATGATGAAGTTGATCACCAGAATGCCGAACAGCGTAGGAATGATCAGCAGCAGGCGGCGAAAAATATAAGCCAGCATGCTTAGCGCTCCGCCTCGACGTCATCGGCCGGCGTGTTCGCTCCAGCTTCCTCGGCTTTCTTCGCTTCGACCGGGTCTGCGACTGGTGCTTTAGCATCGGGTTTGCGCCACCAGGTCATCAGGCCGATGTCCTGCTTGGGCGTTACCTGCGGATGAGCCAGTTGGTTCCAATAGGCCACGCGCCAGGTCTTGATATGCCAGTTCGGCACCACGTAATGGCCCCAGAGCAGTACGCGATCGAGCGCGCGGGTATGGGTAACCAGTTCCTTGCGCGAGTCGGCGCTGATCAGGCCTTCGACGAGGCTGTCGATTGCCGGGTCTTTCAGGCCGATGAAGTTGCGGCTGCCCGGGTTGTCCGCGCTCGCCGAATGCCAGTATTCGCGCTGTTCGTTGCCGGGCGAATTGGACTGGCCGAAGCCGCTGACGATCATGTCGTAATCACGCGAGCGGAGGCGGTTGATGTACTGCGAAACGTCGACCCTACGAATTTCCAGTTCGATGCCGAGATCCGCCAGGTTGCGCTTGTAGGGCAGCAGTACCCGTTCGAATTCTGCTTGAACCAGCAGGAATTCCAGTTTTACCGGTTTGCCCTGGGCATCCAGCATCCGGTCGCTCTCGACCTTCCAGCCCGCTTCGGTCAGCAGCCGATACGCTTGGCGCTGCTGTTCGCGAATCACCCCGTTACCTTCGGTACGCGGCAGTTCGAACGCTTTGTCGAATACCTCGTCTGGCACCTTGCCGCGCAGCGGTTCGAGGACCTTGAGTTCGTCCTCACCCGGCAAGCCGGATGAGGCCAGTTCGGAGTTGTCGAAATAGCTGCGGGTGCGGGTGTAGGCGCCATTGAAGAGTTGGCGATTGGTCCATTCGTAGTCGAACAGCAGCCCGAGGGCTTCGCGAACACGACGGTCCTGAAGTTGCGGGCGGCGAATATTGAAGATGAAGCCCTGCATTCCAGCGGGGTTCTCATGGGCGATCTCGTCGCGAATGATGCGACCGTCCCGAACCGCGGGAATGTCGTAGGCGGTGGCCCAACTCTTGGCTGTGCGCTCTTCCCAAAAATCGAAATGCCCGGCCTTGAACGCCTGCAACGCCACGGTGTTGTCGCGGTAGTAGTCGAAGTTGATGCGGTCGAAGTTGTAGAACCCGCGATTAACCGGCAGGTCCTTGCCCCAGTAGTCTTCTACACGGGCATAGCGGATTGAACGACCGGCCTGGACCTTCTCGATCCGATAGGGCCCGCTGCCTAGCGGGATTTCCAAACTGCCGGAGGTAAAGTCTCGCCCGTCCCACCAGTGCTTCGGCAAGATTGCCATCTGCCCGAGGATCATCGGCAGTTCGCGATTACCGGCGTGTTTGAAATCGAAACGAACCCGTCGTGTGCTCTCGGCAACGACCTTCTCCACGTCGGCATAGTAGCTGCGGTAGTGGGGCGCTCCCTTGCTTATCAGCGTTTCGAAGGTGAACACCACGTCCTCGGCTTTCACCGGTTCACCATCGTGGAAGCGCGCCTGCGGCCGCAGATGGAAGCGCACCCAGCTGTTGTTAGGGCCTTTCTCGATCTTCTCTGCTAGCAGCCCATAGACGGTGAACGGCTCATCCAGGCTGTTGCTGGTCAGGGTGTCGTAGATCAGGTTGACGTCGTCGGCAGCGACCCCCTTGTTGATGAAGGGGTTGAGCGAGTCAAAGCTGCCGAAGCCAGCCTGGCGCAGGGTGCCGCCTTTGGGCGCGTCCGGGTTTACGTACTCGAAGTGGTCGAAATCGGCCGGATACTTCGGTTTCTCGTCATACAGCGTCAGGGCATGGCGCGGGGCAGCTTCGGCCAGGCTCGCGAAACAGAGCAGACTCAGCAGGCCGGCGCGAAGTAGCGGAAAGCGCACGCGATTGTTCATTTGGTCTTCTCCAGGCTCTTCAGCCACCAGGCGCGCAAACCCAGGGTATAGGGCGGCGTGGTGACATGGGCGAACCGGTTCCGGTACGCCAGGCGGTGGTTACTGATGAACCAGTTTGGAATGGTGTAGTGATTCCACAGCAGCACCCGGTCGATGGCGCGGGCGGCTGCGACCTGCTCGTCGCGTGTTTGCGCGGCCAGCAGCTTGGCAATCAGGTCGTCGATGATCGGGTTGGCGATGCCGGCGTAATTGCGGCCGCCTTTGACATCGACCTGACTGGAATGAAAATACAGGTGCTGCTCGATCCCGGGACTGAGGCTTTGCGCCAGCGTCATCAGGATCATGTCGTAGTCGTAATGGTCGAGCCGCTGCTTGTACTGTGCGCCATCGACGGTGCGCAGGTTGGCCTGGATGCCAATGCGTGCGAGGTTCTCGACATAGGGCTGGAGGATGCGCTCGAGCCGCGGGTTGACCAGCAGGATCTCGAAGCGCAGGGGCTGCCCGGCACTGTTCAGCAGACCGGCATCCGAGGCCTTCCAGCCGGCTTCGGCGAGCAAGCCCAGTGCACGACGCAGCGTTTCACGCGGGATGCCGCGACCATCGGTTTGCGGAAGCTGGAACGGCTCGGTGAATAGCTTGGCAGGCAGCTGTTTGCGATAGGGCGACAGCAGCAGCCACTCGCCGCCCTCAGGCTTGCCGGTCGCGGTGAAGTCACTGTTGGGGTAGTAGCTCTCGCTGCGGTTATAGGCGCCATAGAAAAGGGCACGATTGGTCCATTCGAAATCGAACATCAGACCAAGGGCTTCACGGACGCGCAGGTCGGCGAAGGTCGAGCGGCGGCCGTTCATGAACAGCGCCTGGGTCTGGGTAGGAATCTGGTGAAGTATTTCGTCGCGGATGATCTCGCCGCGCATTGCTGCGGGAAATTGATAGCCGTTGGCCCAGTTTTTTGCCTGGTGTTCGATATAGAAGTCGAACTCACCGACCTTGAACGCTTCGAAGGCCACGACGCTATCGCGATAGAACTCGACGTCGACTCGCTTGAAATTGTATTTGCCCTGGTTGACCGGGAGCTTGGCACCCCACCAGTCACGCACCCGCTCGAACACTACCTGGCGGCCAGGCTGCACATGGGTAATGCGATAGGGGCCGCTGCCCAGTGGCGGCTCGAAGGTGGTCGCCTTGAAGTCGCGGTCCTTCCAGTAATGCTGCGGCAGCACCGGTAGTTCACCGAGGCGCATGATGAGCAACGGGTTGTTCGGTTGCTCGAAGACGAAGCGGATGCGGTGGCGGTTGAGGATATCGACCCGCCTCACGCCCTGCAGGTTGGTGCGGTATTGCGGATGACCTTCTTTGATCAGCAGCCGGTAGGAAAAGGCGACGTCGTAAGCGGTGATCGGCTTGCCGTCATGGAAGCGCGCTTCCTCGCGCAGGTTGAAAACCACCCAGCTGTTGTTGTCGCTGTATTCCACCGATTCGGCTATCAGCCCGTAGCTCGAGGCGGGTTCGTCGCCGGACGGATCGTAAATGCCTGTGCCTACCATCAACGGTTCGTTCAGCTCGCTGATGCCGTATTGCAGAAAGCCAGGCGTCGCGCTTGGACTGGTGCCCTTGAAGGTATACGGGTTGAGCGTGTCGAAGGTCCCGGATGCCATCAGCTTGATCTGGCCACCCTTGGGCGCGCGCGGATTCACCCAATCGAAGTGGGTGAATGAGGCTGGGTACTTAAGAGTGCCGAACTGCGCATAACCATGGCTTTCGCTGATGGTGGCGAGGGCGGGAAAGCTCAAGGCCAGGCAGGTCAGTAACAGTAGCAGGGCTCGCATCAGACGGGGGATCCGATCCTTGGCGCTTACGGGCTTCTCGGGCCGGTACAGTAACAGCTTGTATGCGCTGGAAAAAGGCCAGGCAACTCGGGCAAACTGCGCTTCATTTCCCGTAATGGCATTGTGGAGAGGTGACCTCTTGGATGTACGTGCCCAGGGTCTACAGGCGTGGGTCGACCGCCTGAATCAATCGGAGCTGCCTGCGCTGGCGTCTGTGGTCAAAGACCTTCAGCGTCTTGCGGTGCACGAGCATGCCTCGGTGCAGCAGCTTGCCGACGTGCTATTGCGTGATGCATCCCTGACTTCCAAGGTGCTCCGGGTCGGCAATAGCAGTTATTACAATCCTTCACAGGAAACCATCAAGACGATTTCCCGGGCGATCGTGATGATCGGCTTCGAGAATGTGCGTCTGATCAGCCTGTCGGTGACGCTGATCGATAGCCTGCTCGAACGCGCCCCGCGGGAACAATTGCTGGAGTTGCTCGCTCGCTCGTTTCATGCGGCTGTGCAGGCGCGAAATATAGCCGGCTACGTACTGTCCCGCCACGAAGAAGAGGTGTTCATCGCTGCGCTGCTCTACAGCATCGGCGAACTGGCATTTTGGGGCTGCGGGGGCGAGCAGGTCGATGAGCTTGCACTCCAGTTGACGCAACCGGGCATCAAGGCTGACGAGGCGGTTCAGGCTGTACTGGGTACGAGTTTTCGGCAGCTCAGTCTTGGCTTGGTCCGCAGCTGGAATCTGGGAGAGCTGACCAGCCTCGCACATAGCCAGGTGGCCAGCTCCGATCCGGCTGCTCGAGCGGTAGCACTCGGCGTGCAGATCAGTGAAGCCGCGCTGGGCGGCTGGGAGTGTGAGCAGATGGCCGCGCTGACCAAAGCTGTTGCCGAATTCACCGGCGTGGAGGAGGCCGACGCACTGCAGCAGATTTTGGCGAGCGCCGATGAAACCGTGCAGGTAGCGACCACATTCGGAGCCAGCCGTCTGGGCAGGCTTATACCCAGTACCGACCCTGAACAGATTCGCTTGCAACAGGCTCAGCGCCAGGCTGCTCTGTTGCAGCCGAACCTGTTGCTCATGCAGCAATCGCTGCAGGATCTGGGGTTGATGGCCTCTGGCGGAGGCGATGCAGGAATGATCCTGGATACGCTGCTGAAAGGCTTGCATCACGGGGTGGGTCTTGAGCGGGTAATGGTAGCGGTGCTGGCGGACCAGCAGACGCGTTTCAAGGCGCGCTGCGCGGTGGGCCAGGAGACCGAAACCTGGCTACAGGGCTTCGTCCTGCCGGCCGATCAGCCCGAGCAACCGCATGTATTCAGCTATGCCTTGCGCCATCGCCAGCCGCTTTGGATGGGTGTGCCAGCGAGTTACAACCTGGCAGATCTGGTGACTCAGCCGCTGCGTCAGTGGTTTGGTAACGGCATGTTCTTCATCGCGCCGCTGATGGCTGGCACTCGCGAAATCGGCGTGATTTATGGTGATTGCAGGGTTTCCGGGCGAGCGCTGAAACACGAGCAATTCGTTGCGTTCCAGCGCTTCACGCAATTGACCGGTCGCTGCCTGGAGTCGCTGAGCAAACGACCGGTCAGTTGAGCTGCGTGCGGCTTAGTTCGGGAGATAGAGCGTCAGCAACTGACCAGGCCGCAGTACTTCGGTGCCTTTCGGATTCCAGATTTTCAGATTGGTCAGCTGCACATTGAAGCGCTTGGCTATCTCGTACAGTGAATCGCCTTTGCGCACCTTGTAGTAGGTAGGCGAGTTGCTTTTTCTCGCCTGCGTGCTGGTTGCCGGACCTTGCAGGAACAGTGCCTGACCAACCTTCAATTGGCTGCCGGAAAGTTTGTTCCAGCGCTGCAGGTCGCGTACCGATACTCTTTGAGCCTTGGCAATATCCCAAAGGTTGTCGCCCGTCTTGACTCGGTAAGTGCGCGGAGTCGACGCCGGTTGGCGCGTGACGGCATGCAGCAGCTCACGTGAGGCTTTTGCATCGCTGCTGGTTGGAATGCTCAGAACCTGGCCGATGCGCAGCGTGTCGCTCTTCAGACGATTGACATCGCGGATGATATTAACCGTCAGGTGATGCCGGTTGGCGATTACGCCCAGCGTGTC
This region includes:
- a CDS encoding extracellular solute-binding protein, coding for MRALLLLLTCLALSFPALATISESHGYAQFGTLKYPASFTHFDWVNPRAPKGGQIKLMASGTFDTLNPYTFKGTSPSATPGFLQYGISELNEPLMVGTGIYDPSGDEPASSYGLIAESVEYSDNNSWVVFNLREEARFHDGKPITAYDVAFSYRLLIKEGHPQYRTNLQGVRRVDILNRHRIRFVFEQPNNPLLIMRLGELPVLPQHYWKDRDFKATTFEPPLGSGPYRITHVQPGRQVVFERVRDWWGAKLPVNQGKYNFKRVDVEFYRDSVVAFEAFKVGEFDFYIEHQAKNWANGYQFPAAMRGEIIRDEILHQIPTQTQALFMNGRRSTFADLRVREALGLMFDFEWTNRALFYGAYNRSESYYPNSDFTATGKPEGGEWLLLSPYRKQLPAKLFTEPFQLPQTDGRGIPRETLRRALGLLAEAGWKASDAGLLNSAGQPLRFEILLVNPRLERILQPYVENLARIGIQANLRTVDGAQYKQRLDHYDYDMILMTLAQSLSPGIEQHLYFHSSQVDVKGGRNYAGIANPIIDDLIAKLLAAQTRDEQVAAARAIDRVLLWNHYTIPNWFISNHRLAYRNRFAHVTTPPYTLGLRAWWLKSLEKTK
- a CDS encoding microcin C ABC transporter permease YejB, coding for MLAYIFRRLLLIIPTLFGILVINFIIIQAAPGGPVEQAIAKLEGFEGATSRIAGGGSEVAVAGTSYRGAQGLDPELVAEIERLYGFDKPPVERFWIMLSNYLRLDFGESFFRDAKVTDLIIEKMPVSISLGLWSTLIMYLASIPLGIAKATRHGSKFDVWTSSAIIVGYAIPAFLFAILLIVLFAGGSYWNWFPLRGLTSANFDDLTLAGKIIDYFWHLALPVTALVIGNFATLTLLTKNSFLDEINKQYVITARAKGLSKNRVLYGHVFRNAMLIIIAGFPAAFIGMFFTGSLLIEVIFSLDGLGLLSFEAAINRDYPVVFGTLFLFTLLGLVVKLIGDLTYTLVDPRIDFESREA
- a CDS encoding HDOD domain-containing protein, with translation MDVRAQGLQAWVDRLNQSELPALASVVKDLQRLAVHEHASVQQLADVLLRDASLTSKVLRVGNSSYYNPSQETIKTISRAIVMIGFENVRLISLSVTLIDSLLERAPREQLLELLARSFHAAVQARNIAGYVLSRHEEEVFIAALLYSIGELAFWGCGGEQVDELALQLTQPGIKADEAVQAVLGTSFRQLSLGLVRSWNLGELTSLAHSQVASSDPAARAVALGVQISEAALGGWECEQMAALTKAVAEFTGVEEADALQQILASADETVQVATTFGASRLGRLIPSTDPEQIRLQQAQRQAALLQPNLLLMQQSLQDLGLMASGGGDAGMILDTLLKGLHHGVGLERVMVAVLADQQTRFKARCAVGQETETWLQGFVLPADQPEQPHVFSYALRHRQPLWMGVPASYNLADLVTQPLRQWFGNGMFFIAPLMAGTREIGVIYGDCRVSGRALKHEQFVAFQRFTQLTGRCLESLSKRPVS
- a CDS encoding extracellular solute-binding protein, with protein sequence MNNRVRFPLLRAGLLSLLCFASLAEAAPRHALTLYDEKPKYPADFDHFEYVNPDAPKGGTLRQAGFGSFDSLNPFINKGVAADDVNLIYDTLTSNSLDEPFTVYGLLAEKIEKGPNNSWVRFHLRPQARFHDGEPVKAEDVVFTFETLISKGAPHYRSYYADVEKVVAESTRRVRFDFKHAGNRELPMILGQMAILPKHWWDGRDFTSGSLEIPLGSGPYRIEKVQAGRSIRYARVEDYWGKDLPVNRGFYNFDRINFDYYRDNTVALQAFKAGHFDFWEERTAKSWATAYDIPAVRDGRIIRDEIAHENPAGMQGFIFNIRRPQLQDRRVREALGLLFDYEWTNRQLFNGAYTRTRSYFDNSELASSGLPGEDELKVLEPLRGKVPDEVFDKAFELPRTEGNGVIREQQRQAYRLLTEAGWKVESDRMLDAQGKPVKLEFLLVQAEFERVLLPYKRNLADLGIELEIRRVDVSQYINRLRSRDYDMIVSGFGQSNSPGNEQREYWHSASADNPGSRNFIGLKDPAIDSLVEGLISADSRKELVTHTRALDRVLLWGHYVVPNWHIKTWRVAYWNQLAHPQVTPKQDIGLMTWWRKPDAKAPVADPVEAKKAEEAGANTPADDVEAER